CGAGCTCGCGGTAGTCCTGCAGGCGGAATTCCACCGGCAGGTGCGCCAGGCGCTGGCGCCCCAGGGCGGCCTGCTGCTCGGAGATGGTCACCCCCACGCAGTGCACGCCGTAGCGCTCGGCGGCAAAGCCCATGAAGCTGCCCCAGCCACAGCCGATGTCCAGCACCCGCATGCCCGGCTGCAGGCCCAGCTTGCGGCACACCAGGTCCAGCTTGGCTTCCTGAGCCTGGTCCAGCGTGGTGGCCTCACCCCGCCCTTCGGAGCCTTGCCAGTAGGCGCAGGTGTAGGTCATGCGCGCATCCAGCATGGCCGCGTAGAAGTCGTTGCCCAGGTCGTAGTGCTCGCGCCCCACCTGCCAGGCCCGGCGCGGGCTCTGCAGGTTCAGCAGCTTGGCGCGCAGCACATGCCAGGCCATGGACAGGCCGCTCATGTTCTCGCCCAGGCGGGCGCGGGTCAGGCGGGTGAACAGTTCGTCCAGGCGCTCGCAACTCCAGGCGCCATCCATGTAGGCCTCGCCGAAGGCCAGCGAGCCGCCGGCCAGCACCCGCTCGGCCACACCCGGCTGCAGCAGCCGGATGTCCCAGGGGCGCTCGCCATCGAGCCGCACATCGGCCAGGGCCAGCCATTGCCCCAGTGCGTCTTCGGCCGAAGACCGGCCGCCCTGACGCCCGCCGCCGGACGCCGCTTCGGAAATGACCTCGTTCATGCACAAGCCCTGTCATGGTGAAAGGGTGGGTGCAGATGCGGTGCCCCTGCCACATCGCAGCAAGGTGCAATGTGCGCCAATCCCGCACGGGATGCCAATGCAAAGTTTTGCGGCCCCGCATAGCCTGGGGCTATGGACGCTCGGCGGCTGTCAGCGTTCTCTGAATGTGGCGGGCCGTGAGCACCGCGGGCCTGCTCAACCCTGCTTGAGGACGACCAGCCCCTTGAGGTACTCCCCTTCCGGGAAGCACAGCGTGGTCGGGTGGTCGGGCGAGGCCTCCAGGCGCTGCAGCAGGTAGCCGTCCACCTGGGCATCCAGGCCGGCGCCGGCCACGATCTTGTGGAACAGCTCGGCGCCGATGCCACCCGAGCAGCTGAAGGTCAGCAGCAGGCCGCCGGGCTTGAGCAGCTTCAGGCCCAGGCGGTTGATGTCCTTGTAGGCGCGGCTGGCGCGGTCGGCATGGGCGGCGCTGGGGGCGAACTTGGGCGGGTCCAGCACGATGGCGTCGAACTGGCGGCCGTCCTTGAGCATCTGGCGCAGGGTGCCGTTCACATCGGCGTCCAGCGCGGTGTGGTGGGCCGGGTCGAAGCCGTTGAGCAGCACATGGGCGTTGGCCCGGGCCAGGGCCGGGCCGGAAGAATCGACGCTCACCACCTCGGTGGCGCCGCCAGCCAAGGCCGACACGCTGAAGCCGCCGGTGTAGCTGTAGCAGTTCAGCACGCTTTGGCAGCCGAACTGGGCCACCAGTTTGGCGAACAGCGCACGGTTCTCGCGCTGGTCCAGGTAGTAGCCGGTCTTGTGGCCCTCTTCCACGTCCACGGTCAGCTGGATGCTGTGCTCGCGCAGGGTGATGGTGGTGTCCCCGCCGCCGCGCAGCCAGCCCTTGGCGGGTTCCAGCCCCTCCATCTGGCGCACACCAGAATCGCTGCGCTCGTACAGGCGGGTGCAGCCCAGCGCGGCCGTTTCGGCCAGCAAGGCGTCCGCGATCTGGGCCTTCCAGCGCTCGGTGCCGGCCGAGAGAAACTGCACCGAGAGGATGTCCTCGTAGCTGTCCACGATCAGGCCGGGCAGGCCGTCGGCCTCGCCGTGGATCAGGCGCACACCATTGCTCTGGATGGCCAGACGCTGGCGCATGGCCACGGCCGCGGCAATGCGGCGCTGGAAGAAGCCCGCATCGATGCGCTCGGCCTCGTCGAAGCTCCAGGCCCGCACCCGGATCTGCGAGCTGGGGCTGAAGGACGCCCAGGCCAGGAAGTGGCCATCGTGGCTTTCCACCCGCACCGTCTCGCCCAGGTCGGCCTTGCCCTTCTCCACGCTGCCGGCGAACACCCAGGGGTGGCGGCGCAGCAGCGAACGTTCTTTTCCTTCGCGCAGGCGGATCACTTTCATGATCGCCATTTTCGCCTGCGGACCCGCCGGGCGGCCAGGTCCGCCGACGATCGGTCAGCCGCGCTGGCGGCGCCAGACCAGCAGCGCGAAGCCCAGGGCCGAGAGCAGCACCGCCACCGCGGCCCAGCCGCTGGCCAGCTCCTGCAGGCGCAGCAGGGCGTCCTGGCCCAGCAGGCCGGGCAGAGCCGCCAGATCCGGCTGCGGACTGGCCAGGGACGACAGCACGTCCTGGCGGTGGCGCAGGGGCAGCAGGGCGTCGCCCACCCGCTCGCTGAAGGTCTGCAGCGCCTGCAGCACCTCGGGATGGCCATAGCCCTTGGCCAGGATGGAGCCGCCCAGACCCCAGCTCACCCACAGCACCGGCACGCCCCAGCGCTTGAGCCAGGCCGCCGCAGCCATGGTCAGCAGGGCCACCGGCGCGATCCAGAAGCTCGCCAGCAGCGAGCCCAGCAGCAGGCGCAGGGCGCCGGCGCCGGCCACGGCGGCCACCTCGTGCCAGGGCACGCCGGCCAGGGCGCTCCAGCCGAAGCCGCGCGCCACCACCATCAGGGCCACCACCAGGCCGCTGGGCACGGCCAGGGCCATCACCAGCAGGGGCAGCAGCACCAGGTGCATCAGCACCGTGGCGCCCACGGCAGCGCTGTCGGGCACGGGCAGCGAGCGCCAGAACTCGATGCTGCGGTCCTGCCAGTCGCGCCGGGCCATGCCGCCGGACTGGATGTAGGCCACCAGCCAGCCCACGCCGGCCATCACCGCGGCATAGACGCCCGCGGTGAGCAGCAAGGTGGCCACGACATGGTCGTCCTCGCCCAGCTGCACCTGACCGAACTGCAGGGCCAGCAGGCTGATGCCCAGCGGAATCAGGGCAATGAGCCACCAGCGGCTGCCGTGCTGCATCCATTCACGCAGCAGCAGGGTCTGAAAGGTCTGCATGGTCGGTCCTCCGGTTCAGCGCGGGATCGTGGGGTTGAGCTCGGGCGCGCGGGTGAGCGCGACGAACAGGTCCACCAGGCTGGGGCGCATGCGCTGGCCCAGGGCCTGCACCTCGGGCGGCGGCGCGCCGTCGAACAGCGCGGCCGACTGGCCCTGCTGGCGGTAGCGCAGGATGGGGTGGGCGGCGGCCACCGCGTCGGCGGCAGCCGGGTCGTGGCTCAGGGCCACGAAGCGCTCGTCCACCTCGGCCAGCGGGATGTTGAGCACCAGCCTGCCCTCGCTGAGCATCAGCACATCCGACAGCAGCGACTCCACCTCCTCCACCTGGTGGGTGGAGATCAGCACGCTGCGTTCGCCGTCGCACCATTCGTCGATCAGCATCTCGTAGAAGGCCTTGCGCGAGAGCACGTCCAGGCCCAGCGTGGGCTCGTCCAGCACCATCAGCCGCGCGTCGATGGCCGCCACCAGGGCCAGGTGCAGCTGCACCACCATGCCGCGCGAGAGCGTCTTGACCTTGTCGTTCAGGCCGACGCTGGTGCGCTTGAGCAGCTGCCGGGCGCGCTCGGCCGAAAAGTTGGGGTGCAGGCCGGCCATCAGCGTGATGAGCTCCGAGGCGCGGGCCCAGCGCGGCAGGATGGCCACGTCCGGGATGTAGCACAGCGACTGCAGCAGCGCGGTGCGCTGGCGCTGCGGCGACAGGCCCAGCACGCTGAGCTCGCCCTCGTGGCCGGTCAGGCCCACCAGGGCCCGCATCAGGCTGGTCTTGCCGGCACCGTTGTGGCCCAGCAGGCCGACAACGCGGCCGGCGGGGATCTCGAAATCCAGCCCGTCGAGCACGCGCTTGCTGCCGTACTGCAGGCCCAGGCCACGGGCCCGGATCAGGGGTTCGCCACTCATCATGCCTCCCAATCGAGTTCTTCCGGACGCAGGCCCAGCCGGCGCAGACGCAGCCGCAGCTGGGGCCATTCCTGT
This sequence is a window from Ideonella dechloratans. Protein-coding genes within it:
- the cfa gene encoding cyclopropane fatty acyl phospholipid synthase — its product is MNEVISEAASGGGRQGGRSSAEDALGQWLALADVRLDGERPWDIRLLQPGVAERVLAGGSLAFGEAYMDGAWSCERLDELFTRLTRARLGENMSGLSMAWHVLRAKLLNLQSPRRAWQVGREHYDLGNDFYAAMLDARMTYTCAYWQGSEGRGEATTLDQAQEAKLDLVCRKLGLQPGMRVLDIGCGWGSFMGFAAERYGVHCVGVTISEQQAALGRQRLAHLPVEFRLQDYRELDEHFDRVVSLGMFEHVGHKNYPDYMAVARRCLAEDGLFLLHTIGRNDTAEGTDPWIDRYVFPNGELPSIARIGRAVEPHFVVEDLHNFGADYDRTLMAWHGNFEAAWPRFAGELGERFYRRWRYYLLCCAGAFRARDIQLWQWVLSPRGVPGGYRRAS
- a CDS encoding class I SAM-dependent rRNA methyltransferase, which produces MKVIRLREGKERSLLRRHPWVFAGSVEKGKADLGETVRVESHDGHFLAWASFSPSSQIRVRAWSFDEAERIDAGFFQRRIAAAVAMRQRLAIQSNGVRLIHGEADGLPGLIVDSYEDILSVQFLSAGTERWKAQIADALLAETAALGCTRLYERSDSGVRQMEGLEPAKGWLRGGGDTTITLREHSIQLTVDVEEGHKTGYYLDQRENRALFAKLVAQFGCQSVLNCYSYTGGFSVSALAGGATEVVSVDSSGPALARANAHVLLNGFDPAHHTALDADVNGTLRQMLKDGRQFDAIVLDPPKFAPSAAHADRASRAYKDINRLGLKLLKPGGLLLTFSCSGGIGAELFHKIVAGAGLDAQVDGYLLQRLEASPDHPTTLCFPEGEYLKGLVVLKQG
- a CDS encoding ABC transporter ATP-binding protein, producing MMSGEPLIRARGLGLQYGSKRVLDGLDFEIPAGRVVGLLGHNGAGKTSLMRALVGLTGHEGELSVLGLSPQRQRTALLQSLCYIPDVAILPRWARASELITLMAGLHPNFSAERARQLLKRTSVGLNDKVKTLSRGMVVQLHLALVAAIDARLMVLDEPTLGLDVLSRKAFYEMLIDEWCDGERSVLISTHQVEEVESLLSDVLMLSEGRLVLNIPLAEVDERFVALSHDPAAADAVAAAHPILRYRQQGQSAALFDGAPPPEVQALGQRMRPSLVDLFVALTRAPELNPTIPR